A section of the Oryzias latipes chromosome 8, ASM223467v1 genome encodes:
- the slc25a19 gene encoding mitochondrial thiamine pyrophosphate carrier, whose protein sequence is MVGFDPGAKEAAISPKEAVLAGSAAGMVTRALISPFDVVKIRFQLQIERVSALRPEGKYAGLFQAFRCIYSEEGLSAFWKGHVPAQLLSICYGAVQFTSFEVLTKMVYKLTPYDSQSAGVHFFCGGLAACSATVVCQPLDTLRTRFASQGEPKVYRNLRHAVSTMWRTEGPLTFFRGLSPTLVAVYPYAGLQFFFYNVSKKWLGPPSKGGDSGGSLKSLVCGSGAGVISKTITYPFDLFKKRLQVGGFEAARARFGQVRRYSGLMDCMFQIAKEEGFRGFFKGLSPSLVKAALSTGFTFFWYEFFINLIHNVERRRTTSEPAKD, encoded by the exons ATGGTGGGTTTCGACCCTGGAGCAAAGGAGGCTGCTATCTCCCCGAAAGAAGCCGTGTTGGCCGGTTCGGCTGCTGGGATGGTTACCAGAGCTCTCATCAGTCCCTTTGACGTGGTAAAAATACGATTTCAG cTACAGATCGAGCGTGTGTCTGCACTCAGACCGGAGGGGAAATATGCAGGACTATTTCAGGCCTTTCGCTGCATTTACTCAGAGGAAGGACTCTCTGCCTTCTGGAAAGGTCACGTTCCAGCACAGCTCCTATCCATCTGTTATGGTGCTGTCCAG TTTACCAGTTTTGAAGTCCTAACAAAAATGGTCTACAAGTTGACGCCTTATGACAGCCAgtcagcaggagttcatttttTCTGTGGCGGTCTGGCAGCCTGCTCAGCCACGGTGGTTTGCCAGCCTCTGGACACACTGCGGACGCGCTTTGCCTCTCAGGGAGAACCAAAG GTGTACAGGAACCTGCGGCATGCTGTAAGCACCATGTGGCGCACAGAGGGGCCGCTGACATTTTTTCGCGGATTATCTCCAACTTTGGTTGCCGTATATCCTTACGCAGGATTGCAGTTCTTCTTCTACAACGTCTCCAAGAAATGGCTAGGTCCTCCATCCAAAGGTGGAGATTCAGGAG GAAGTCTGAAAAGCCTGGTGTGTGGCAGTGGCGCTGGTGTGATCAGCAAAACCATCACATACCCTTTTGACTTGTTCAAAAAAAGACTACAGGTGGGAGGCTTTGAGGCTGCCAGAGCTCGCTTTGGGCAG GTTCGGCGGTACAGTGGTCTGATGGACTGCATGTTTCAGATAGCCAAAGAAGAGGGCTTTCGGGGTTTCTTCAAAGGTCTTTCTCCCAGTCTTGTAAAGGCTGCACTCTCAACaggctttacatttttttggtacGAGTTCTTCATTAATTTAATTCATAACGTTGAGAGGAGGCGAACAACATCAGAGCCCGCCAAAGACTGA
- the mif4gd gene encoding MIF4G domain-containing protein — MSQIDETEAHPTVMENSTDEYRFQSFDPDTQMLLKTALKDPSSVDLEKVSNIIVDQSLKDQVFSKEAGRICYTIVQAEAKQSDGNVFRRNLLNRLQREFKDREDMRARSIHEWVCYVTFICNIFDYLKVNNMPMVALVHPVYDCMMRLAQPDALKNEEEVDCLVLQLHRIGEQLEKANSQRMDQLFFLLRDGFLLQEGLTSMTRLLLLEILEFRAGGWMLSSTANKYYYSEISD, encoded by the exons ATGAGTCAAATAG ATGAAACGGAAGCTCATCCAACTGTAATGGAAAACTCCACGGACGAATACAGATTCCAGTCATTTGACCCAGACACACAGATGTTACTGAAAACTGCCTTGAAAG ATCCAAGTTCGGTGGATCTGGAGAAAGTGTCTAACATCATTGTAGATCAGTCTCTAAAGGATCAGGTGTTCAGCAAAGAGGCGGGCCGCATTTGCTACACTATTGTCCAG GCTGAGGCCAAGCAAAGCGATGGAAATGTATTCAGGCGAAACCTGTTGAACCGACTGCAGCGGGAGTTCAAGGACCGCGAGGACATGCGGGCTCGCTCGATACACGAGTGGGTGTGCTATGTCACCTTTATCTGCAACATTTTTGACTACCTCAAG GTGAACAACATGCCCATGGTGGCCCTGGTCCATCCGGTTTATGACTGTATGATGAGACTGGCACAGCCGGATGCCCTAAAGAACGAAGAGGAG GTGGACTGTCTGGTTCTTCAGCTGCACCGGATTGGAGAGCAGCTGGAGAAGGCGAACAGCCAGCGGATGGACCAGCTGTTCTTTCTGCTCCGGGACGGATTCCTCCTCCAGGAAGGCCTTACTTCCATGACACGCCTGCTCCTCTTGGAAATCCTAGAGTTCAGGGCTGGAGGCTGGATGCTCAGCAGCACTGCCAACAAGTACTACTACAGCGAAATATCTGACTGA
- the mrps7 gene encoding 28S ribosomal protein S7, mitochondrial yields MLGSSLKHIFSMAASVAGLLKPWTPSVVLVRWSRYNPYYLEPEVRREAYSRPEAELSTEEQEERKLKELRPIKAATCSTTSSVFDDPLISKFVRMIMTDGNKVLAREIITQTLENIKRKQVEKYHKSPAGKKEEIECNPYTIFHTALENCKPVVGLASIQKGGKSYQVPIPLTDNRRRFLAMKWMITECRENKHRRTHMYEKLSQELLAAFEKEGNVIKKRHELHKMAEANRAYAHYRWW; encoded by the exons ATGTTGGGGTCCTCgctgaaacacattttcagcATGGCGGCCTCCGTAGCAGGGTTGCTTAAACCTTGGACACCGAG CGTGGTCCTGGTTAGATGGAGCAGATATAACCCTTACTACCTGGAGCCAGAGGTGAGGAGGGAGGCATACAGCCGTCCTGAGGCAGAGCTGAGCactgaggagcaggaggagcgcAAGCTCAAAGAGCTCCGACCCATAAAAGCAGCGACCTGCAGCACCACCAGCTCAGTCTTTGATGACCCACTTATTAG TAAATTTGTCCGAATGATCATGACGGACGGGAACAAGGTTTTAGCCAGAGAGATCATCACCCAG ACattggaaaacataaaaaggaaacaagtggaaaaatatcacaaatctCCAGCAGGGAAGAAAGAGGAGATTGAATGTAATCCCTACACCATCTTCCATACAGCACTGGAGAACTGTAAGCCTGTTGTTGGGCTGGCGAGCATACAGAAAGGTGGAAAGTCCTACCAG GTGCCCATCCCGCTTACAGACAACCGACGCCGGTTCCTCGCCATGAAATGGATGATCACAGAgtgcagagaaaacaaacacaggcGCACCCACATGTATGAAAAACTCTCCCAAGAACTATTGGCCGCCTTTGAAAAGGAAGGCAATGTTATCAAGAAGAGGCATGAGCTGCACAAGATGGCCGAAGCCAACCGAGCCTATGCCCACTACCGCTGGTGGTAG
- the gga3 gene encoding ADP-ribosylation factor-binding protein GGA3 isoform X1 produces MAYEEGESLESWLNKATHPTNRQEDWEYIIGFCDQVNRELEGPQIAVPLLLHKICSQEWEALQALTVLEACMKNCGKRFHREIGRYRYLNELVKLVSPMYVGASTPEKVKKRIIEMLCSWRVAFPNETKINDAYTALKKQGLVTHEPELPVDKTLIPSPPTRPKHPVFDNEDMGKLLAELLRSKNPEDLQEANRLIKNMVKEDEVRVQKVTKRMHTLEEVNINVKLLTEMLSHYDKDNSSDSDKEIIKELYERCDKQRRAAFKMATEAEDHDTSLGDILQASDDLSRVINSYKKIVEGQVINGESDEPQTAAPSTETTDTLVDLGGLDAQSSPHPPPLQTCPYIADPAVSAIPMLPPPPKRAAGSLSSQSSSPSHPSTDKTSTVLSLLDDELLSLGLNDPPTSVSSQAKPSLGEISSQWSSLQAPTAGLDMFGSVACSGPVPPVEPAVTQSPQNLQNLAMMGFTDQQRLFSQITAAGSIFGITAAPAPAFMPVHSANPAASLFHSSMPSSPALSRSQNQTVAPGSPVFCSLSPCHPPLQGSSGRGADISLSNVHVPLEAIKPSKVLPVTAYDKDGVRVLINFASDSPPGRPDVLVMVVSMLNTAPMPVHNVVLQAAVPKSMKVKLQPPSGAELAPFNPILPPASITQIMLLANPAKEKVRLRYKLSFTLGERLYYEVGEVNHFPPPETWGHL; encoded by the exons ATGGCGTACGAGGAAGGGGAGTCGCTTGAATCCTGGCTCA ATAAAGCCACACATCCAACTAACAGACAAGAGGACTGGGAGTACATCATTGGCTTCTGTGATCAGGTTAACAGGGAGTTGGAAGG cCCTCAGATTGCGGTGCCTCTGCTTTTGCACAAAATCTGTTCACAAGAATGGGAGGCTCTTCAGGCTCTGACT GTACTGGAGGCCTGCATGAAGAACTGCGGGAAGAGGTTTCACCGTGAAATTGGAAGGTATCGGTATTTAAATGAGCTGGTAAAACTGGTTTCTCCAATG TATGTGGGTGCCAGTACTCCAGAGAAGGTGAAGAAGAGGATTATAGAAATGCTGTGCAGCTGGAGAGTTGCTTTTCCCAACGAAACCAAGATCAATGATGCCTACACGGCACTCAAGAAACaag GCCTGGTGACCCATGAGCCGGAGCTTCCGGTAGACAAGACTCTGATTCCTTCTCCTCCAACACGACCGAAGCACCCGGTCTTTGACAATGAAGACATGGGCAAG CTGCTGGCTGAGCTCCTTCGAAGTAAAAACCCAGAAGATCTTCAGGAGGCCAACAGGTTAATCAAAAACATGGTGAAGGAG GACGAGGTTCGGGTGCAGAAGGTCACAAAGCGTATGCACACTTTGGAGGAGGTGAACATCAATGTCAAGTTGCTGACGGAGATGCTGTCCCATTATGATAAAGACAACTCCAGTGACTCGGACAAAGAGATCATAAAG GAGCTCTACGAGCGATGTGACAAGCAGAGACGTGCCGCTTTCAAGATGGCCACCGAGGCTGAGGACCATGACACCAGTTTAG GTGACATTCTCCAGGCGAGCGATGACCTCTCCAGAGTCATCAACTCCTATAAGAAGATTGTTGAGGGACAGGTGATCAACGGCGAGAGTGATGAGCCTCAAACTGCAGCTCCTTCGA CAGAGACCACAGACACACTGGTTGACCTCGGCGGCCTCGATGCTCAAAGCTCTCCACACCCCCCTCCCTTGCAGACATGCCCATACATCGCCGACCCCGCCGTTTCTGCAATCCCGATGTTGCCTCCTCCCCCCAAACGGGCCGCCGGCTCCCTCAGCAGTCAGAGCAGCAGCCCGAGTCACCCGTCTACAGACAAGACCTCCACCGTACTCTCCCTGCTTGACGATGAGCTGCTGTCTCTTG GACTGAATGACCCCCCTACCTCTGTAAGCAGCCAAGCAAAGCCCAGTTTGGGGGAAATCTCCAGTCAGTGGTCTTCCTTGCAG GCCCCTACAGCAGGTCTGGATATGTTTGGCAGTGTGGCATGTTCAGGTCCCGTGCCTCCAGTGGAACCAGCTGTCACGCAGAGTCCACAGAACCTTCAGAATCTGGCTATGATGGGCTTTACTGATCAGCAAAG ATTGTTCAGCCAGATCACAGCAGCAGGAAGCATTTTTGGGATAACAGCAGCACCGGCGCCTGCCTTCATGCCTGTGCACAGCGCCAATCCTGCAGCTTCCCTTTTTCACAGCTCAATGCCAAGCTCCCCTGCCTTGTCCCGCTCTCAGAATCAGACCGTGGCTCCAGGCAGTCCTGTGTTCTGCTCCCTGTCCCCTTGCCACCCACCCCTCCAGGGCAGTTCAGGCAGAGGTGCAGACATTTCTCTCAGCAACGTCCACGTTCCTTTGGAGGCCATCAAACCCA GTAAAGTCTTACCTGTTACTGCCTATGATAAAGATGGGGTTCGTGTGCTCATCAACTTTGCGTCAGATTCTCCTCCTGGGAGGCCTGACgtgttggtgatggtggtgtCCATGCTCAACACAGCACCCATGCCTGTTCACAATGTTGTCCTGCAAGCTGCTGTGCCAAAG TCAATGAAGGTAAAGCTGCAGCCTCCATCGGGAGCTGAACTGGCCCCTTTCAACCCCATCCTGCCTCCCGCCTCCATCACTCAGATCATGCTGCTGGCCAACCCAGCAAAG GAAAAGGTGCGCCTGCGCTACAAGCTGTCTTTCACACTTGGAGAGCGTCTGTACTACGAAGTAGGAGAGGTGAACCATTTCCCCCCACCAGAAACATGGGGACACCTATAG
- the gga3 gene encoding ADP-ribosylation factor-binding protein GGA3 isoform X2, with protein MAYEEGESLESWLNKATHPTNRQEDWEYIIGFCDQVNRELEGPQIAVPLLLHKICSQEWEALQALTVLEACMKNCGKRFHREIGRYRYLNELVKLVSPMYVGASTPEKVKKRIIEMLCSWRVAFPNETKINDAYTALKKQGLVTHEPELPVDKTLIPSPPTRPKHPVFDNEDMGKLLAELLRSKNPEDLQEANRLIKNMVKEDEVRVQKVTKRMHTLEEVNINVKLLTEMLSHYDKDNSSDSDKEIIKELYERCDKQRRAAFKMATEAEDHDTSLGDILQASDDLSRVINSYKKIVEGQVINGESDEPQTAAPSKTTDTLVDLGGLDAQSSPHPPPLQTCPYIADPAVSAIPMLPPPPKRAAGSLSSQSSSPSHPSTDKTSTVLSLLDDELLSLGLNDPPTSVSSQAKPSLGEISSQWSSLQAPTAGLDMFGSVACSGPVPPVEPAVTQSPQNLQNLAMMGFTDQQRLFSQITAAGSIFGITAAPAPAFMPVHSANPAASLFHSSMPSSPALSRSQNQTVAPGSPVFCSLSPCHPPLQGSSGRGADISLSNVHVPLEAIKPSKVLPVTAYDKDGVRVLINFASDSPPGRPDVLVMVVSMLNTAPMPVHNVVLQAAVPKSMKVKLQPPSGAELAPFNPILPPASITQIMLLANPAKEKVRLRYKLSFTLGERLYYEVGEVNHFPPPETWGHL; from the exons ATGGCGTACGAGGAAGGGGAGTCGCTTGAATCCTGGCTCA ATAAAGCCACACATCCAACTAACAGACAAGAGGACTGGGAGTACATCATTGGCTTCTGTGATCAGGTTAACAGGGAGTTGGAAGG cCCTCAGATTGCGGTGCCTCTGCTTTTGCACAAAATCTGTTCACAAGAATGGGAGGCTCTTCAGGCTCTGACT GTACTGGAGGCCTGCATGAAGAACTGCGGGAAGAGGTTTCACCGTGAAATTGGAAGGTATCGGTATTTAAATGAGCTGGTAAAACTGGTTTCTCCAATG TATGTGGGTGCCAGTACTCCAGAGAAGGTGAAGAAGAGGATTATAGAAATGCTGTGCAGCTGGAGAGTTGCTTTTCCCAACGAAACCAAGATCAATGATGCCTACACGGCACTCAAGAAACaag GCCTGGTGACCCATGAGCCGGAGCTTCCGGTAGACAAGACTCTGATTCCTTCTCCTCCAACACGACCGAAGCACCCGGTCTTTGACAATGAAGACATGGGCAAG CTGCTGGCTGAGCTCCTTCGAAGTAAAAACCCAGAAGATCTTCAGGAGGCCAACAGGTTAATCAAAAACATGGTGAAGGAG GACGAGGTTCGGGTGCAGAAGGTCACAAAGCGTATGCACACTTTGGAGGAGGTGAACATCAATGTCAAGTTGCTGACGGAGATGCTGTCCCATTATGATAAAGACAACTCCAGTGACTCGGACAAAGAGATCATAAAG GAGCTCTACGAGCGATGTGACAAGCAGAGACGTGCCGCTTTCAAGATGGCCACCGAGGCTGAGGACCATGACACCAGTTTAG GTGACATTCTCCAGGCGAGCGATGACCTCTCCAGAGTCATCAACTCCTATAAGAAGATTGTTGAGGGACAGGTGATCAACGGCGAGAGTGATGAGCCTCAAACTGCAGCTCCTTCGA AGACCACAGACACACTGGTTGACCTCGGCGGCCTCGATGCTCAAAGCTCTCCACACCCCCCTCCCTTGCAGACATGCCCATACATCGCCGACCCCGCCGTTTCTGCAATCCCGATGTTGCCTCCTCCCCCCAAACGGGCCGCCGGCTCCCTCAGCAGTCAGAGCAGCAGCCCGAGTCACCCGTCTACAGACAAGACCTCCACCGTACTCTCCCTGCTTGACGATGAGCTGCTGTCTCTTG GACTGAATGACCCCCCTACCTCTGTAAGCAGCCAAGCAAAGCCCAGTTTGGGGGAAATCTCCAGTCAGTGGTCTTCCTTGCAG GCCCCTACAGCAGGTCTGGATATGTTTGGCAGTGTGGCATGTTCAGGTCCCGTGCCTCCAGTGGAACCAGCTGTCACGCAGAGTCCACAGAACCTTCAGAATCTGGCTATGATGGGCTTTACTGATCAGCAAAG ATTGTTCAGCCAGATCACAGCAGCAGGAAGCATTTTTGGGATAACAGCAGCACCGGCGCCTGCCTTCATGCCTGTGCACAGCGCCAATCCTGCAGCTTCCCTTTTTCACAGCTCAATGCCAAGCTCCCCTGCCTTGTCCCGCTCTCAGAATCAGACCGTGGCTCCAGGCAGTCCTGTGTTCTGCTCCCTGTCCCCTTGCCACCCACCCCTCCAGGGCAGTTCAGGCAGAGGTGCAGACATTTCTCTCAGCAACGTCCACGTTCCTTTGGAGGCCATCAAACCCA GTAAAGTCTTACCTGTTACTGCCTATGATAAAGATGGGGTTCGTGTGCTCATCAACTTTGCGTCAGATTCTCCTCCTGGGAGGCCTGACgtgttggtgatggtggtgtCCATGCTCAACACAGCACCCATGCCTGTTCACAATGTTGTCCTGCAAGCTGCTGTGCCAAAG TCAATGAAGGTAAAGCTGCAGCCTCCATCGGGAGCTGAACTGGCCCCTTTCAACCCCATCCTGCCTCCCGCCTCCATCACTCAGATCATGCTGCTGGCCAACCCAGCAAAG GAAAAGGTGCGCCTGCGCTACAAGCTGTCTTTCACACTTGGAGAGCGTCTGTACTACGAAGTAGGAGAGGTGAACCATTTCCCCCCACCAGAAACATGGGGACACCTATAG
- the nup85 gene encoding nuclear pore complex protein Nup85, with translation MEEVDVEPTITNIPALRRGKHMGFAWGQGNIFVYETLFKATGATGSGSPFIHEVRKDEDIYSPILRKLFNESHHIFVGLQTIREDLPSKNKKPQFVSISKNYRSVIRACMEELQQVAVSTKNAEMSVQYGNQVSILLAIELIWNLCEVLFIDAAPAGSLLLHLLDWVRLHKADVDEKARDVLQSDSPAEHRDYWDVVVSYVLQGRLDEARQMLGKKATLTPAANNIYKMMDNLLSKMPFYNPGGTQTLTEFDVKWRHWHEEVDRCLQDNSFASNQHLEVICKILLGDEDTLLEHKDLLGTWYHFLVSRLLFCHPTVKPTELHYYAQSCMTMFLDSRSAPEPLDSILLAAFEFDIHQVIKDCSIALNNWWFVAHLTDLLDHCKLLQSHNLHFGSNLREFLLLEYASGLFTHHSLWQLAVDYFDHCLEFGRVYLELQIERVPLDTERKALKVLRICEQRQMSEQVRSICKIMAMRALRNNRLGSALSWSIRAKDAAFATLISERFLQDYCAKGTFSDLDLIDNLGPAMLLSDRLTFLGKYREFHKLYGEKRFKEAAKLLLSLMTAKIAPRSFWMTLLTDALPLLEQKEVIFSADQTYELMFCLEELTSSLNTPSSDSDKSMQEEDVELTKVELLRLALSRNLAMAIVKEGTVET, from the exons ATGGAGGAGGTAGACGTTGAACCGACGATAACC AATATTCCTGCACTCAGAAGAGGAAAGCATATGGGCTTTGCATGGGGTCAAGGTAATATCTTTGTCTATGAGACCCTCTTCAAAGCAACAG GTGCAACAGGATCTGGTTCCCCCTTCATCCATGAAGTCCGGAAAGATGAAGACATCTACTCTCCTATTTTGCGCAAACTCTTTAACGAGTCGCATCACATTTTTGTTGGCTTGCAAACAATCAGGGAGGATCTGCCCAGCAAGAACAAGAAACCTCA GTTTGTCAGCATCAGTAAAAACTATAGATCTGTTATTCGAGCCTGtatggaggagctgcagcaagTTGCAG tttccACAAAAAACGCAGAGATGTCCGTACAGTATGGAAACCAG GTCTCCATTCTTTTAGCTATAGAACTGATCTGGAATCTGTGTGAAGTCCTTTTCATCGATGCTGCTCCTG CCGGCTCGCTCCTGCTTCACCTCCTGGACTGGGTGAGGCTGCACAAGGCTGACGTAGACGAAAAGGCTCGAGACGTGCTGCAGAGTGACAGCCCTGCTGAGCATCGAGACTACTGGGATGTG GTGGTGAGTTATGTGCTGCAGGGCAGGTTGGACGAAGCCAGACAGATGCTGGGGAAAAAGGCCACCCTAACGCCTGCTGCAAACAACATCTACAAGATGATGGATAACTTACTCAGCAAGATGCCTTTTTACAAT CCTGGTGGCACACAGACACTGACAGAGTTTGACGTTAAGTGGAGGCACTGGCATGAAGAGGTAGACCGCTGCTTGCAGGACAACTCTTTTGCTAGCAACCAACATCTGGAGGTCATCTGCAAG atcctCCTGGGTGATGAAGACACTTTACTGGAGCACAAAGACCTCCTGGGAACCTGGTATCACTTCCTTGTCTCAAGACTGCTGTTCTGTCATCCCACTGTAAAGCCCACTGAGTTGCACTACTATGCACAG TCGTGTATGACCATGTTTCTGGACTCAAGGAGCGCACCAGAACCTCTGGACAGCATCTTGCTGGCTGCCTTTGAGTTTGACATCCATCAAGTTATTAAGGACTGCAG CATCGCTCTCAACAACTGGTGGTTTGTGGCTCATCTGACAGACCTGCTGGATCACTGCAAACTCCTCCAGTCTCACAATCTACA cTTTGGTTCCAATTTAAGAGAATTCCTCCTGTTGGAATATGCCTCTGGCCTCTTCACTCATCAcag TCTGTGGCAGTTGGCTGTGGATTACTTCGATCACTGCCTCGAGTTTGGTCGTGTCTACCTTGAGCTCCAGATTGAGCGCGTTCCCTTAGACACGGAGCGGAAAGCACTGAAGGTCCTCCGCATTTGTGAACAGAGGCAGATGTCGGAGCAAG TACGGAGTATCTGTAAAATCATGGCCATGAGGGCCTTAAGAAACAACAGACTTGGCTCCGCCCTTTCCTGGAGCATCAGAGCCAAAGATGCAGCGTTTGCCACCCTCATCTCTGAAAG atTTTTACAGGATTACTGCGCCAAAGGGACCTTTTCTGATCTGGATTTGATCGACAACTTGGGTCCAGCCATGCTGCTAAGCGACAGGCTGACTTTTCTTG GGAAGTACCGCGAGTTTCACAAGCTTTACGGGGAGAAGCGCTTCAAGGAGGCTGCAAAGCTGCTCCTCTCCCTCATGACGGCCAAGATTGCTCCTCGGAGCTTCTGGATGACCTTGCTGACTGATGCGCTGCCTCTGCTGGAGCAGAAAGAG gtGATCTTCTCAGCGGACCAAACCTATGAGTTGATGTTCTGTTTAGAGGAGCTCACTTCCTCACTGAACACTCCATCTTCAGACTCGGACAAATCCATGCAG GAGGAAGATGTAGAGTTGACCAAAGTGGAGCTCCTGAGACTCGCGCTATCAAGAAACTTGGCAATGGCCATAGTCAAAGAGGGAACGGTGGAAACATGA